DNA from Lentilitoribacter sp. Alg239-R112:
CGCGTGATCTTACTCTTTGGTACAGCCATTTTCTACTCCATTAGTGCGGGCATTACGTTATCGACGGTGTATTTAACCGCCCTCTTGGTCGCAACGCCAAAATTGGGATTTGGCGGGCTTATACAATGAGTTTCACCTTTTGACCAGTGAAATTATCAGATTTTTTACATCAACCATAATTGACACCAAGAAAACCTGTATTATTTGTGAAAAAGGCTGTTAGGCTTCGTCTTCCTCTACGATCCATGGCTCTTTTATACCAGCAGCCTCCCATTCTTGCCAAGCGGCAAGCGATTTCACCCGCTCCATATATGCACGAATCTGAACATTACTCGTAAGAGCATAGACTTCTAATCGATTGACAACAGGTGCAAACATTGCATCCGCGATGGAAAATTTGCCAAACAGAAAATCACCGCCAAACTTGTTTAAGTTCTCAATCCACAACGTTTCAATGCGAGCAACATCTTTTGCAAGTGCCGCATCTTGCTCAAGCCTCTTGATTGGGCGACGCAAATTCATAGGACACTGATTTCGTATGGCTGAAAATCCGCCAAGCATTTCGCATGAAGCTGCCATAGCCAGCGTACGAACACGCTCGTCACTTGGCCATAGATTCTTTTCAGGAAATTTTCTCGCAACATGATCAAGAATGGCAAGTGATTCTGCTACTACCAAATCACCATCAACAAGAACGGGAACCTTCCCCGTTGGTGAGAATTCTTTAAACTTGGGGTTTCCCGCTGCCATTTCAAACGGAACAAGTTTTTCTTCAAATTCAATACCAGCAACTTTAAGGCCGATCCACGGTCTAAATGACCATGATGAATAGTTTTTGTTACCTATATAAAGTGTAAAATCAGACATGCGATTATCTCCTTGTCACAGCTGGAGTCGCAAATCTAACACCCTATGTCCAACAATAGTTGCTAATCTATGGATAAATACATTTGATATATGCACCAGATTGTTTTGAGCGCGTTTCGATCCTGCTAGCTAAACGTCGCAATCCTTTCGAAGGATTAGCAGGGTTTCGCAAGATTGGATTGGGGAGTGCTACTGTGAGAAGCGCAGCTTGTTTACGCGTGAGCTTTTCCGCAGACCGCCCAAAATAACTTTGCGCAGCCGCCTCAACTCCGTAAATACCATGTCCCCATTCAGCAGAATTGAGATAGAGTTCGATCATACGCGGCTTCCCCCAGAACATATCTGAGAAAAGTGCCAGCGGTATCTCCAACATCTTACGAATGGGAGATCGCCAAGAGGTGAGAAACAGATTCTTCGAAACTTGCATGGAAATTGTGCTGGCACCGCGGGACGGAGAGCCATTTTCCAATGTTTCTTCAACGATAATACTGAGCGCATCCCAATCTACACCTGAATGGGCGCAATATTGGCCATCTTCGCTCATAATGACAGACTGAACCATGACCGGGGCTACATCTTCTAGCTCAACCCATTGTCGTTCATAGCTGCGGCCAGACATCAGTTCACCTAGCATTAAAGTGGAAACAGGATGGATAAACTCAAACCGATAAAGCAATACAAGAAGATACGGCAACAGCAATATAATTAATATCACGAACAACAACCGCCAAAGCCATCGCTTTAAGCGTTGACGCCAAGAGACTTGAGCTGGCTTCACAGCCTTAGCTTTGATCTTCTTCTTTGTTACTTTCTTTGCTTTTGCCAACTGCACCACCCCAAAACAATCCTTCGCTCTGGATAAAAGGTCATATAACAAACATCAAGAAAAGATTGCGATCACTCATAAGTCATGGCAATAGAAAATCATGATTGATCAAGCAAAACAAAATTTTACAATGAAACTACAAAACACTGCCAAGCTGATTGAGCAGGAGTTGAAAACTGTTTTATCGGAAGATATTTTACAAGGCGAAATCGTGCGACCTGATCATCTCATGCAGGCAATGCGTCATGGCTCACTAAATGGTGGCAAGCGTTTACGTCCATTCTTAGTGCTTGAAACAGCAAAAAGCTTTAACGGCAGCTCCGTTGCCGCTTTAAAGGTAGCAACGGCGCTTGAATGTATTCATTGTTATTCACTTGTCCATGATGATCTCCCGGCAATGGATGATGATGCATTACGCCGAGGACAGCCCACCGTTCACATAGCTTTCGATGAAGCAACTGCAATTCTGGCAGGTGATGGCTTACTCACTTATGCCTTTGATGTATTATCAGCAGATACAACCCCTCTTTCGGCAGAAAAGAAAATCAAATTG
Protein-coding regions in this window:
- a CDS encoding glutathione S-transferase family protein — translated: MSDFTLYIGNKNYSSWSFRPWIGLKVAGIEFEEKLVPFEMAAGNPKFKEFSPTGKVPVLVDGDLVVAESLAILDHVARKFPEKNLWPSDERVRTLAMAASCEMLGGFSAIRNQCPMNLRRPIKRLEQDAALAKDVARIETLWIENLNKFGGDFLFGKFSIADAMFAPVVNRLEVYALTSNVQIRAYMERVKSLAAWQEWEAAGIKEPWIVEEDEA
- the mtgA gene encoding monofunctional biosynthetic peptidoglycan transglycosylase — its product is MAKAKKVTKKKIKAKAVKPAQVSWRQRLKRWLWRLLFVILIILLLPYLLVLLYRFEFIHPVSTLMLGELMSGRSYERQWVELEDVAPVMVQSVIMSEDGQYCAHSGVDWDALSIIVEETLENGSPSRGASTISMQVSKNLFLTSWRSPIRKMLEIPLALFSDMFWGKPRMIELYLNSAEWGHGIYGVEAAAQSYFGRSAEKLTRKQAALLTVALPNPILRNPANPSKGLRRLASRIETRSKQSGAYIKCIYP